TCGCCCGCACCGTCAACGCCGTGACCGGAAGCAACTGGGAAGGCGTCGGCGTCCTCCCCGACCTCCCCGTCCCGGCCGACCAGGCCCTCGAAACGGCCCTGAAGGCCATCCGGACCGCCACCGCAGCCGCAGCCGCCTGACGGCCTCAGGCTCCGCGCGCCGCCTCGACGAAGGAGCGGATCAGCTCCGGCGACTTGACCCCGCGCTCCCGCTCGACGCCACTGGAGACGTCCACACCCCAGGCTCCGGTGGCGGCGAGCGCCTGGCGCACATTGCCCGGGTTCAGCCCGCCGGCCAGCAGCCACCGGCCCTCGGGTGCGGTGAAGTCCGCCGCACCCCAGTTCCACGGCCTGCCGGAGCCGGGGTCGGGGGCGTCGAGCAGCAGCAGGTCCTCGCCGTACTCACCGCAGCGCCGCACCCGCTCGGCGGTGGCCCGCAGCAGGGTGCGGCCCTCGGCGCGCAGCGCCGCGAAGTCCCCCGGACCCTCCTCGCCGTGCAGCTGCACGCCCCGTACGCCGCTCTCCTCGGCGAAACGGCGCACCTCCTCGACGGACTGCCCCCGGAACACCCCGACGGTCAGCACCGAGGCGGGTACCCGGGCGGCCAGCTCGCGCGCGGTCGCGGCGTCGACGGTACGGGGGCTGCCGGGCGCGAACACGAACCCGACGGCATCCGCCCCGGCCGCTACCGCGGTGTCGACGTCCGGCGCGGTCCTGAGCCCGCAGATCTTGACGAAGAGGTCAGCCATACGCCCAGCCTATGCGGGACCGGACCGGACCGGACCGGACCCGGTCCGGCCTTCGTCAGCGGCCGACCTGCACGGGCCCGAGCACCGTCCCGCCGGCGAAGGCCGCGAGATGGGCGGCGCCCGCCTCGTCGGCGGTCGCGAAGTGTACGTAGACGGTGTGCCGGCCATCGGGATGCTGCTCGTTGAGGTCCAGCTCCACCCGCTGGTTCGTCGGGTCGGCCGACGAGGACGGTATCCCGGGCACGTCCGGCCATGCCCCCCGCCACAGCATCGTGGCCGCGCCTCCGCGCAAGGCCCGCAGGAACGCCTGCTCCACCGGTCCGGGAGCCGCGTACGCGTCGACGGTCAGCGGCAGCGCCGCCGCCAGCTCCCGGTCGTCGCGCGGCAGTTCGGCACCCAGGTACCAGGTGTCCGCCGCCGCCCAGTAGTCCGACGGGTCGAACATGCCCGCCGGCAGCAGCGCCGCCATCCCCCGGGCCTCGGCGACGCTCTCCGTCCGCGCGCACAGCCACATCTCCGGTTCGAGGGGCCTCATCCGCCCGCACAGCAGCCGGGCCCGCCGGTACGCCTCCCCGATGTCGTCGGTCCGGTAGACGGGATAGGCTCGCGAACTCCCCACCCGTCCTCATCCCTGCCCGTCGCGCCGGGGAGGCGGTACGGACGTATGGCGCGCCTTCGCGTACGCCTTGGCGGGATCGGCGGGATCGGCGGTGCGCAGCACCGGATGAGCGACGGAGTTCCCCATGGCCGTACGGTCACACGCCCCCACCCACCCCGGCCAGCGGTTTTCACCGCCCGATCGGGGGAGACCACTCCGAGGGCCGGGCGGGGCCCCGCCGCGGCACTAGCCTGAAACGAGGCACGGGCTCAGCGCTGCACGCCATCCGGAGGAATACGGTGACGATCATGATCGAGCGGGCCACACCCACAGAGACGTCGCCGGCGCCGCCGGCCTTCGAGGACCTTCTGCGCACGGTCGCGGAGATGGACACGCCAGACGGCTTCAAGGCCGAGCTCATCCGGGGGAAGATCGTCGTGTCACCGTTTTCCCGGCTCCGGTACTCCCGCCCCATGCGCCTGCTGCGTGAGCAGCTCCAGTCGCATGTACCCGACGGCTGTTTCGCGGACACCTCGTCGCCCCACGGGTACCGCGCCCGTACGACGGTGTCCTTCGGCGAGCCGCTGCACATCCCCGCGCCGTTCGATTTCACGCTCGACACCACGATCTGACCGTGCCGACCCGGCCCGGGAACGCCCGAGGGCGGCACCCCCGTGGGGGTGCCGCCCTCGTTCGAGAACAGCCGATCAGCCGACAGGGCCGATCAGAAGTCCATGTCACCGCCCGGCATGCCGCCCGGAGCGGCCGCGGCCTTCTCCGGCTTGTCGGCGATGACGGCCTCGGTGGTCAGGAACAGCGCGGCGATCGACGCGGCGTTCTGCAGCGCGGAGCGCGTGACCTTCGCCGGGTCGATGATGCCCTCGGCGATCATGTCGACGTACTCGCCGGACGCGGCGTTCAGGCCGTGACCGATCGGAAGGTTGCGCACCTTCTCCACGACGACGCCGCCCTCAAGACCACCGTTGACGGCGATCTGCTTCAGCGGGGCCTCCAGCGCGAGCTTCACGGCGTTGGCGCCGGTCGCCTCGTCACCGTCGAGCTCCAGCTTCTCGAAGACCGCGGAGGCCTGCAGCAGGGCCACGCCACCACCGGCGACGATGCCCTCCTCGACGGCCGCCTTCGCGTTGCGAACGGCGTCCTCGATGCGGTGCTTGCGCTCCTTGAGCTCGACCTCGGTCGCGGCACCGGCCTTGATGACGGCCACGCCGCCGGCCAGCTTCGCCAGGCGCTCCTGGAGCTTCTCGCGGTCGTAGTCCGAGTCGGAGTTCTCGATCTCGGCGCGGATCTGGTTCACGCGGCCCTGGACCTGGTCGCTGTCACCGGCACCGTCGACGATGGTGGTCTCGTCCTTGGTGATGACGACCTTGCGGGCGCGGCCGAGCAGGTCGAGACCGGCGTTCTCCAGCTTGAGGCCGACCTCCTCGGAGATGACCGTGCCGCCCGTGAGGATGGCGATGTCACCGAGCATGGCCTTGCGGCGGTCGCCGAAGCCCGGGGCCTTGACGGCGACGGACTTGAAGGTGCCGCGGATCTTGTTGACGACCAGGGTCGACAGGGCCTCGCCCTCGACGTCCTCGGCGATGATCAGCAGCGGCTTGCCGGACTGCATGACCTTCTCCAGGAGCGGCAGCAGGTCCTTGACCGAGCCGATCTTGGAGTTGACGATCAGGATGTACGGGTCGTCGAGGGACGACTCCATGCGCTCCATGTCGGTGGCGAAGTACGCCGAGATGTAGCCCTTGTCGAAGCGCATACCCTCGGTGAGCTCCAGCTCCAGACCGAAGGTCTGGGACTCCTCGACGGTGATGACGCCTTCCTTGCCGACCTTGTCCATGGCCTCGGCGATGAGCTCGCCGATCTGGGTGTCGGCGGCGGAGATGGAGGCCGTCGAAGCGATCTGCTCCTTGGTCTCGACATCCTTGGCCTGGGCGAGCAGGGCGGCGGAGACGGCCTCGACGGCCTTCTCGATACCACGCTTGAGGGCCATCGGGTTGGCACCGGCGGCCACGTTGCGCAGGCCCTCGCGGACGAGCGCCTGGGCCAGGACGGTGGCGGTGGTCGTACCGTCGCCGGCTACGTCGTCCGTCTTCTTGGCGACTTCCTTGACCAGCTCGGCGCCGATCTTCTCGTACGGGTCCTCAAGCTCGATCTCCTTGGCGATGGACACACCATCGTTGGTGATCGTGGGGGCGCCCCACTTCTTCTCAAGGACGACGTTGCGACCCTTGGGGCCAAGGGTGACCTTGACGGCGTCGGCGAGCTGGTTCATCCCACGCTCAAGGCCGCGCCGGGCCTCCTCGTCGAACGCAATGATCTTGGCCATCTGAAGTGGTCCTCCCGGACAGCGGTGGATTGCTCCCAGGACCGCGCCCGCGCCCGCGACGGACGGCCTGCGTGCCCGGCGGTTCCTTCCCACCGGACCCTGCGGGCCTCACCGACCCGGTCCTCGTTTCAGTAGCACTCTCACTCGTAGAGTGCTAACGCCAATGATTAGCACTCGGCCCCCGAGAGTGCAAGCGGCTTCGCTGAAGCAGCAGGTGACACGCGAGGGGCCCACATCCCGTGTGCGGGATGTGGGCCCCTCGTGGGTCTTCCGGGGTCTTCGACGGAAGACCGAGCGTCGGTGGTCGATGCTCCGGGACTAGCCGAGCGCGAGCTTGACCATGTCCGCCTGCGGACCCTTCTGGCCCTGCGAGATCTCGAACTCGACCCGCTGACCCTCTTCAAGGGTGCGGTACCCGTCCATCTGGATGGCGCTGTAGTGGACGAACACATCCGCACCACCGTCGACCGCGATGAAGCCGTAGCCCTTCTCCGCGTTGAACCACTTGACGGTGCCCTGAGCCATGCCTAACTCCCCTATTACCGGCCCTTGCGCGGGAACGCACTTCGCGTTACCGGGTCAGAACTTGCGTCGGAACGCTTCGACCGAGGCTGAATGTATCTGCGCGAGTGCTGTCTGCAACAGGTCAATCCGACGAGAAATCTGGACACCGAGAAACATTGAAATAGAGTGAAAATTTGCCATGTTCCAGGGCAACTCGGGCCTGACATATCTCGCCAAAGCCCCATACCGCGCCCGCACATTGACCCGATGTCGACCCTCACGCGACCCGTTCATATGCAGCGGGCAAGTCCAGCGGAGGGGACTTCCCCAACTCTACCGTGCCCAATCAAACAGAATTACCCCCTCCGCTTTTAGCGGAGGGGGTAATTACGGTTTCTCGACGGGCTCGGCCCGGATCAGCAGCCGCCCGCGACCGCCGGGATGATCGAGACGCCGGCGCCGTCCGGCGTCACCGCCTCCAGCCCGCCCTCGAAGCGCACGTCGTCGTCGTTGACGTAGACGTTCACGAAGCGGCGGAGCTTGCCCTGGTCGTCCAGGACGCGCGCGGCGATGCCCGGGTGGTTCTTCTCCAGGGACTCGATGACCTCGGCGAGGGTCGCGCCCTCGGCCGGGACCTCGGCCTGACCGCCGGTGTAGGTGCGCAGGATGGTGGGGATGCGGACGTTGACGCTCATGGCGCTACTGCCTTTCCGGTAGTGCGGGGAGGGTGGTCAGGCCAGGCCGGCGGCGCGGAACGCGTCCAGGCTGGGGCGGATGGTGGCGGTCTGCCCGCTGTCTGCAGCCACCGCCTCCAGGGTCTTGAGGCCGTCGCCGGTGTTCAGGACGACGGTGGTCAGCGCCGGGTCGAGCTGACCGTTCTCGATGAGCTTCTTCGTCACGCCGACGGTCACGCCGCCCGCGGTCTCGGCGAAGATGCCCTCGGTCTGCGCGAGGATCTTGATGGCCTCGACGACCTGCTCGTCGGTCACGTCCTCGACGAAGCCGCCGGTGCGTCGCGCGATGTCCAGGACGTACGGGCCGTCCGCCGGGTTGCCGATGGCGAGGGACTTGGCGATGGTGTTCGGCTTCTGCGGGCGGACCACGTCGTGCCCGGCCTTGAAGGCGGTCGACACCGGGGAGCAGCCCTCGGCCTGGGCGCCGAAGATCTTGTACGGCTTGTCCTCTACG
This DNA window, taken from Streptomyces sp. TN58, encodes the following:
- a CDS encoding cold-shock protein, with protein sequence MAQGTVKWFNAEKGYGFIAVDGGADVFVHYSAIQMDGYRTLEEGQRVEFEISQGQKGPQADMVKLALG
- a CDS encoding MoaD/ThiS family protein, with protein sequence MSVNVRIPTILRTYTGGQAEVPAEGATLAEVIESLEKNHPGIAARVLDDQGKLRRFVNVYVNDDDVRFEGGLEAVTPDGAGVSIIPAVAGGC
- a CDS encoding phosphoribosylanthranilate isomerase codes for the protein MADLFVKICGLRTAPDVDTAVAAGADAVGFVFAPGSPRTVDAATARELAARVPASVLTVGVFRGQSVEEVRRFAEESGVRGVQLHGEEGPGDFAALRAEGRTLLRATAERVRRCGEYGEDLLLLDAPDPGSGRPWNWGAADFTAPEGRWLLAGGLNPGNVRQALAATGAWGVDVSSGVERERGVKSPELIRSFVEAARGA
- the groL gene encoding chaperonin GroEL (60 kDa chaperone family; promotes refolding of misfolded polypeptides especially under stressful conditions; forms two stacked rings of heptamers to form a barrel-shaped 14mer; ends can be capped by GroES; misfolded proteins enter the barrel where they are refolded when GroES binds); protein product: MAKIIAFDEEARRGLERGMNQLADAVKVTLGPKGRNVVLEKKWGAPTITNDGVSIAKEIELEDPYEKIGAELVKEVAKKTDDVAGDGTTTATVLAQALVREGLRNVAAGANPMALKRGIEKAVEAVSAALLAQAKDVETKEQIASTASISAADTQIGELIAEAMDKVGKEGVITVEESQTFGLELELTEGMRFDKGYISAYFATDMERMESSLDDPYILIVNSKIGSVKDLLPLLEKVMQSGKPLLIIAEDVEGEALSTLVVNKIRGTFKSVAVKAPGFGDRRKAMLGDIAILTGGTVISEEVGLKLENAGLDLLGRARKVVITKDETTIVDGAGDSDQVQGRVNQIRAEIENSDSDYDREKLQERLAKLAGGVAVIKAGAATEVELKERKHRIEDAVRNAKAAVEEGIVAGGGVALLQASAVFEKLELDGDEATGANAVKLALEAPLKQIAVNGGLEGGVVVEKVRNLPIGHGLNAASGEYVDMIAEGIIDPAKVTRSALQNAASIAALFLTTEAVIADKPEKAAAAPGGMPGGDMDF